The sequence below is a genomic window from Rudanella lutea DSM 19387.
CGCGGACCCAGTCGCCCACGGCTTTTTCCAGCAGGTACGGAGCCTGTTGCATTGCTTCAGGTAGCGGCATACCCGATGGGGTAATGGCAATAGCCTCGTGCAGACCTAACTGCCTTACTCGCTGAGCCGGCAAAGCCAGTTGGCCACAAAAAGCTACCACCGGAATGTTACGAGTTTGCGCCATACGCACCAGGCTGCCAATGACTTTCCCATTGAGGGTCTGTTCATCGAGGCTTCCTTCGCCCGTAATCACCAGATCGGTGTTGTCTAATTCCGATTCGATATTCAGGTACGACGCAACCATGTCGAAACCGGGTTCCAGCCGCGCTTTAAGAAACACCCGCGCGCCAAAACCCAACCCACCAGCAGCCCCGCTACCGGGTAGGTCGGCCTCGTCGATGTCAAAGTCACGCAGCAATACCGCAGCCAGCCGACGTAGCCCCAGATCAAGCTCCGCGACATCGTCGGGACTGGCGCCTTTCTGAGGTCCATATACGTAGGCAGCCCCCTGATGGCCATACAACGGATTGGCTACGTCGCAGGCAACCCGAAACGTTACTTTGGAAAGGGGTACATCGAGCACAGCCCGCTTAAGAGCCGTAATATGCCGCAGCGATTTTCCAATGGCAGGCAAAGACCGGTAGTCACGATCCAGAAATACGTACCCCAGCGCCGACGCCATTCCGATACCACCGTCGTTGGTCGCACTCCCCCCGATACACAGCAGCACCTCGCTCACCCCGCGCGCAATGGCATCCCGAATAAGCTCTCCTGTACCAAATGTGCTCGTTTCGAGTGGGTTTCGCTCGTGTGCTTTCAGGTGTTGCAGCCCCGATGCCTGCGCCATTTCGATAAAGGCAGTCCGGCCATCGCCCGAGATACCGTACGTGGCTTCAACGGGCCGAAACAGCGGATCGTTGACCGTGAGCGTTACGGTATGGCCATCAGTAGCCTGCGTCAGTACGGCCGCTGTGCCCTCACCCCCGTCAGCAACGGGAAGGGTCTTTACGTGCCATTCTGGCTCAGCATCCAGCAGCGTATGTTCGATACGTTGAGCAACCTCTACAGCGGTAAGCGATCCCTTGAATTTATCCGGGGCAATCAGAATGCGCATGGCTCTATGGTCCAAAATCCTCAAAATAAACTGACGATTATTTTACTCAAGTATATTCATCAGTTTGGCGACAAGCTTGACAAAGCTTTCTGACCCTACTTCTACCAGAAATCGCGCCAAAGTTGGCCGGGCTTGTACCACCCAGCCAACCTATAGCAACGACTCTCTCTGATTATAAACTGATTAAGTTTATGAATTTCTACTTATCGGCCCATTTTCTTTCAATATCCTCCAGGCTAAGCCCCTTCGTTTCGAAGACGATGTACCGGGCAAAAAGCAGGCCTAATAAAACCACCAGAGTGTAGATCATAAAAATGCCCCCGTTAGTGCCCAGCGAGCTTGCCGCCAGAATCGGGAAGGTGAAGCTGACCCAGAAGTCGAAAAACCAGTGATAAAAACTACCCAAACTGGTAGCAAAACCCCGGATACGCAACGGATAAACCTCCGAAATAAGAAGCCAACCGAGCGGTCCGAGGCTGATGGCAAAGAACAGAATGTAGACATACACCCCACCCACCGACAGAATCTTGAGCAAATCGGCCCCGAGCGAATCTTTGAAGTAAAAAGCAAAACTGATCGTCGCCAACGACACCGCCGTACCGATGAGGCCGGTGTACAGGAGAGGTTTGCGCCCCCACTGATCCAGAAACCGCACGGCCAGCAGGGTACTGAGCGTATTGACCACCCCCACGCCCACGGTAGCCATAATGGCCGTGTCGCCCGAGCCGAAGCCCGCCATCTCGAAAATGCGGGTAGAGTAATAGATGACGGCGTTGATCCCCGAAAACTGCTGAATCAGGAAAATACCGATACCAATAAACAGCGGGATACGGAGCCGGGGCGAAAACAGCTCGCGCCAGTCGGGCCGACGGTTTTTCTCGTCCTGCATGGCGCGGGTGATGTCGGCCAGCTCCTGCCGGGCATGCGCCGACTCGTGAATGCGTTCCAGCACCAGCATGGCTTCATCGGCACGGCCTTTGCTCACCAGCCAACGCGGACTTTCGGGTACAAGAAACATACCCACCAGCAACATAGCCGCCGGTACAAACCCAGCCCAGAACATGAGCCGCCAGCCGTTTTCGTAGTCGGCAAAGGCATACCCACACAGGTATGACACCAGAATACCGATGGTGATGGCCAACTGAAAAAACGTAACCAGCCGCCCGCGCATATGGCTCGGGGCAATTTCGGCGATGTAAAGCGGCACCGAAAACGACACAATACCAATTGCCAGCCCCAGTAGCAAGCGACCCGCGATGAGCCATGACGGAGCCGGGGCAATGGCCGTCAGCACCGAACCCGCTACGAAAATAAGCGAAGCCAGAATATTGATTCGCTTGCGGCCCAACCGGTCGGCCAGTTGCCCGCTCAACAGCGAACCCGCCATACCGCCCATCAATACGGCCGACACCGCCCAGCCTTCGGCCGTTTCGGAAAGTTGCCACTCCTGTTTGATAAAAGGCAGAGCCACGTTGATCACGCCCGTGTCGAAACCAAACAGCAACCCACCGGTAGCCGCAACGGCCGCAATGAAGTACAGTAAAAGTGTTTTACTCATGACAGAATAAGATTAGAGGGGTGTAGGACAGGTTCTTTATGATAAGCTCGACAGAAGCTTTTTTCGACAGGATTATCAGGATGCGCAGGATTTTCTTCCCTAAATATAATCCTGTGCATCCTGTAATCCTGTCGAAAAACTAAACTTGTCCTACACCCGATTAGAGCGTACAAGCTACAAAAAAAGCTGTCGGCGAAGATACGGCCGACAGCTTTCGTATGACTATCTATGATTTCCAATCTTACATTAACACCCCCTGAAACACTTCGTCGAGCTTAGCAACCGGCCGAATTTTTATTGAAAAACCGCCCGTATCTAAGCCTTTCAAACTGTATTTCGACACAAAAATCTCCTTGAATCCGAGTTTTTGAGCCTCGGCAATGCGCTGCTCAATGCGGCTGACGGCTCGCACCTCACCTCCCAGTCCGACTTCGGCCGCAAAAGCCACGGTCGAGGGAATGGGAATATCTTCGTACGACGACACAATGGCCGCGCACACTGACAAGTCGATGGCCGGGTCTTCTACTTTAAGCCCGCCCGCAATGTTCAGAAACACATCCTGCTGCCCGAGCCGGAAGCCACCCCGTTTTTCGAGCACGGCCAGGAGCATCTGAAGCCGTTTATTGTCGA
It includes:
- a CDS encoding glycerate kinase; translation: MRILIAPDKFKGSLTAVEVAQRIEHTLLDAEPEWHVKTLPVADGGEGTAAVLTQATDGHTVTLTVNDPLFRPVEATYGISGDGRTAFIEMAQASGLQHLKAHERNPLETSTFGTGELIRDAIARGVSEVLLCIGGSATNDGGIGMASALGYVFLDRDYRSLPAIGKSLRHITALKRAVLDVPLSKVTFRVACDVANPLYGHQGAAYVYGPQKGASPDDVAELDLGLRRLAAVLLRDFDIDEADLPGSGAAGGLGFGARVFLKARLEPGFDMVASYLNIESELDNTDLVITGEGSLDEQTLNGKVIGSLVRMAQTRNIPVVAFCGQLALPAQRVRQLGLHEAIAITPSGMPLPEAMQQAPYLLEKAVGDWVRERTYLLT
- a CDS encoding sugar porter family MFS transporter, which gives rise to MSKTLLLYFIAAVAATGGLLFGFDTGVINVALPFIKQEWQLSETAEGWAVSAVLMGGMAGSLLSGQLADRLGRKRINILASLIFVAGSVLTAIAPAPSWLIAGRLLLGLAIGIVSFSVPLYIAEIAPSHMRGRLVTFFQLAITIGILVSYLCGYAFADYENGWRLMFWAGFVPAAMLLVGMFLVPESPRWLVSKGRADEAMLVLERIHESAHARQELADITRAMQDEKNRRPDWRELFSPRLRIPLFIGIGIFLIQQFSGINAVIYYSTRIFEMAGFGSGDTAIMATVGVGVVNTLSTLLAVRFLDQWGRKPLLYTGLIGTAVSLATISFAFYFKDSLGADLLKILSVGGVYVYILFFAISLGPLGWLLISEVYPLRIRGFATSLGSFYHWFFDFWVSFTFPILAASSLGTNGGIFMIYTLVVLLGLLFARYIVFETKGLSLEDIERKWADK